AATCCACATCTGCCGCGGCTTGGCCCTCGCGGAAGCCTTGTTCTCGCAACCGTTTTCGCTGCGCCGCTAGTGATGCGTACTGATGAAGTGTTTGCAAGTGGATCCCGCGCGTCGCAAGGTTGGACACCATGGTCCGTCCGAAAGCATCATCTGGACGAATGGGCTCGTAAAGAATCAGGCCAAGTGGTGTCGCTGACTCAGTCCTCTCGGTGTCACCAGCGCTACCAGCATTTGACTTATCGCCCGTACCAGGAAACAAAGTTTCTGTAAAGTAACCTACAACATCTGCAGCTTCGCTCGGAGAGAGATACACCAGGCAGCACTCCGAGATCAAAAGTGTAGGCAGCGTCGTGTCCAACCCCCGCAGGTGTACCCTTGAGTCAGCCTGCGACGCATCTGTGACAGGCACACGCTTTAGACAGCGCAGATCCAGCGGGTGGAGATGATACGCATCCGTGTGCAGCGCATCCCCAGCGTCGGAAATTGTGGCGTCTTCCGGTCGCCCAATGCCCAGTGCCCGTTGAAGGAGAGGCGTTGAACGAATAAACTTAATCTTGGCGGCTGTGTTGACGGCGAAATCAATCTCGTGATAGATCAGATTCGGGGGAGACTGCGACGCAAAGAGTCGGAAAGCGCGTGTGTCTGTACCGGCACCGAGGGATatgatttgtttc
The sequence above is a segment of the Aspergillus flavus chromosome 4, complete sequence genome. Coding sequences within it:
- a CDS encoding leucine carboxyl methyltransferase 1 — protein: MSASQIPNLNTLRRGGGRGRFRGRGGADGSLSGGGHGPRGTTSKDRVVQGTDNDASVSRLSAVALGYLHDPFAKTVLGSGFETRRLPIINRGTYVRTTAIDHLVTQFLSQEPQTKKQIISLGAGTDTRAFRLFASQSPPNLIYHEIDFAVNTAAKIKFIRSTPLLQRALGIGRPEDATISDAGDALHTDAYHLHPLDLRCLKRVPVTDASQADSRVHLRGLDTTLPTLLISECCLVYLSPSEAADVVGYFTETLFPATPLGLILYEPIRPDDAFGRTMVSNLATRGIHLQTLHQYASLAAQRKRLREQGFREGQAAADVDFIWERWVSEEEKERVSGLEMLDEMEEWRLLAQHYCIAWGWREGSVGVFDGWRGIEGQSAD